The genomic interval TGTAAAATCTACAATCACCAAGCACTaaaaaaaggacagcccggtgcacgaagctcccgttatGCGGGgttccggggaaggatccattgtacgcaaccttaccttgcttttttgcaagagactatttccaggagtcgaacccgtgaccttttgatcacaaaACAACAACTTTATCATTgtgtcaaggctccccttctacaATCACCaagcatagtaaaaaaaaaaacagtttgaTGCACGAAACCCCGTCAATACAGGTCCCCCGAAAGGGTCAGATCACATTGGGTCAATTGTACACAGTCTTACCTTACATTTTGCAAGAGATAATTTCAACGACTCGAACATGGGACCTCAAGATCATATGGCAGCAACTTTATTATTGCACCAAGGTTCCCCTTCTCACCAAACATAGTTAAATATTGAAGAAATAGTTCGATGATCTTTTAATAGCTTGATACTACAGATTTGTTCATATGCTTATTTTAAAAAGATGAAAAAGACCACTGCATCAATTAGAAAAAATCCACTTGACAACATTATGATGACTAAGGAGCCTTACTGTTGTTACCACTTATGTTTAATAATTGATTTCTATACTCATTATCACTGCATCGATCCATTTTACCAGTTCTTAGAATAGAAATGAAAGCATGCTTGGGTAAAATCTGTGTGCATATATAGACTCCTGCAAGGAGAGAAACCAGAAAGGCCATTGACCCGATCCTTCCGTGCATGGTGGTGGTTGTGATATAAAAATAAGCACCATCAATACTTCTTCATAAGTCAAGATAAAATGTTCAAAAATCAGGATTGACTTTACCTTTTATTCTGCTGCGAAATCAGATAATTTACAAAGCCAAACAAATCATACGATGATAAAAGTTGAAAATTTGAACAAAACACATAACAAACCTGAATACACCGACTATTGGGAGCTTCTTTTTCATTGCTATCTCTCTTCTCATGAGGAGGACTGCTCCAGCACCATCACTGATCTGACTAGAATTACCTGGGAAAGTGGAATTTATAAATAAGATTGATACACAAGAAGACAGTCTGTCAAATAAACAAAATCCAAAAGTAAATTCTTCTAATACCAGCTGTTGTGGTTCCATCCTTCGTAAAAGCCGGTTTAAGTTTTGTGAGAACTGACATGGATGTGTCTGGACGTATACCATCATCTGTAGTAATTATGACTTTCTTGGACTCTCCAGAATTTGGATCTACAATCTTTAATAGGTTGAAGCGGGATCAAAGTTTAGAATAGGTGAAAATCAATAATGTAGAGACAGAGTAAAGTTTAGAATAAGATCAAAGTTTACAATATGATCTTCCAGAGTTTGGAGAAAAGGAATTTTATCAGACTTGTCTCTTGGTTAGTTGGTTACAAGTAACATATTTTCTCAAGAATATTTCCAAAAAAGAATATGATAGTTGTCAAGGAATATCAatcttgataaaaaaaaatcaacaaatagTCACTTCCGTTTGAATGTGAATTTCCCCTGATGATTTTCTTTACTCAATCATTATGGTCATTCTTTTAAGGAACAGGCAATTCAAAACTATTACAAATAAGATCATAAAGGACAGAAATTTTTTACTTCTTTTACCTTGGTAACAACAGGAACTATTTCTTCTTTAAATTTTCCAGCAGCATTTGCTGCAGCTGCTTTCCTATGAGATTCAACCTAAAATAGAAATGcatcaagaattgaagaaaatagCACATGAGGATTGTTGGAAGAACAATATAGACAAAAAAACCTACAGCAGCCTGATCTTGCTCCTCTCTTGTTATGCCATATTGATGAGCCACATTCTCTGATGTAATGCCCATTGGAAGTAGACAGTCTCGTGCTTGAGCAAACATCAATGCCtgtattatttaaatatataattcttgTGTTCATAATATCAATTTTTGCTCATCTAATGTGAcatacaaataaagaaaattgaaaTCAAATGATAGCACAGTGATACTTTGGGGTTGTGAGGCCAATCCCATTTGACTGGATCTGTAGACATTGACTCCAACCCAGCACCAATGCCTATACAATGCAGATCAGATAAAGGATCAAGATTATCCAGGAACATTTAGAACCAAGAAAAGCATAGTTAGACTAACCAATATCATAAAAACCAGCCTTTATATAAGCTGCAACATCAGCAACAGCCTGGAGACCAGAGGAACACTGTCTGTTGACTGTTCTTATAGGAACAGTATCTGTTTTTTCCCCCATTAAACAGAAATGTTAAAGGAAATATTAGGTATGCAAGACCAATAAAGATCTTAGGAAAGTCAAAACAACCTGGAAATCCAGCATAAAACGCTGCCATCCTGCACTCAATTGCCCTTTGAGATCCTGGTGCCAAGACTGTACCAACAACAATATCACGGACCTCATTTGGGTGCAATTGAGTCTTATCCAACAATGCCTGTATATGGCAAATGCCGAAATACCCATCAACATAACACATAACTAATGAAAGACAAAATCGAAGTGTCTAGTGAAATAAAAATGTAATTTGTCTGTATTTACAAAACATTGCATTCCGCAGTTAAAATGGCAATGACAAAAATGTTGAGAAAATATATAACCTTAAGAACAGGTGCTAGAAGATCATCAGGGTATGTATCCTTGAAGCCCCCTTTCCTGGACTTGCAAATGGGAGTTCGGCAAGCACTGTCTTgcattaaaaaattaacaaactgatgaacaaaACAAAAATACCATAAATGAAGAAAAATGAGAACTTCCAAGTTCATTCTGCATCTTTTCTTAGTGAGTTCTATATACAAAGTTATATGGTTGGAAAAAATTTGGTACTCGTTTGCTAAATTAATCGGTCGAATACTTTtagacattaatttctcatttaaTCAAGAAATTGATTTACAATGTGAATGTCAAACTATAGCTGTGAGTCTTGTGACTATCGTTGCTTGGAGGCAAAGATACTATGGCATGGTGCACTGCAACAAGATACTATTGACGCAACATACAGTCACACAAGATAGGATGAAGATAGGGCCAACACAACACAGACAATGAGCTTTGAGCTATGTTGCATCACAAAAGAGAAACGATGCAAAATGAAAGGAGATGCAATGCCAACACTCCTGGGAAAGGGGATTTTAGTGAGGGAAAGAGAGGTTATAAACTAGAAGAAGAGGTTAAAATTGTGGCACTAACACCAAATTAGAGTTAAGGTAAAATAGTACACTCATAAGAAAGGGGATTTTAGTTAGGGAAAGAGGAATgataaacaagaagaagaggTTAAAAGTGTGGCTCTAACACCAAGTTAGAGTTACAGTAAATTGGTTTTCATAAATGCTTTAGGTAGTCCTTTTCtacctctctctctttctctctctttctctccctTCATATATATAATTGATTACCAACGATAGTTCACACATATAATTTTACATATCTATATATAgcacaacggtaaagttgctACCGTATAACCTGGAGGTCAGAAGTTCGAGTTGGAGAAATAGTTGTTTGCAATGCAGAGTACGGTTGCATACAATAGATCCAATGTATTATAATCCTTCTTCATGACCCACATTGGTTGGAGCTTCATGCATCAAGATGCCCTTTTATCTATATTGATCCATAAAATAGCCTTCTAAATGGCGGCCGAGACGGTTGCCTAGGCACCTCCTAGGCAAATGGCGGACATCAACCATACCGCCTTTGCCTAAGTCAGTGCTTTAGACAGTAACTCACCTCCTTCCGTCACTGCCACACTTGGAGCACCACAGCTGCTGTCATTTGGTCACCGCGACGCGTCCGGACACGTCGCCTATGCCCGATGACTTGTCCGAACCCATAAGCGTCGCTCGAGCCTGCAAGGAGCCAAGACACATCGCCCGGGCCTTGGGACACATCCAAACACATTGCGCGAGCccagacgcatcgcccgagccCTGCAACAGGCCCGGACGCGTTGCCCGGGCCTGGCGATAAACCTGAACTCGTCGCGCAGTCCCGACAATGCATCGTACTCGATACGCACCTTATAAGTTAACTAAATAactttaagttaataattttaatcaactcatAGATATGATTGGGGTAATTTACATAGACTTAGTCAAAGCgtaataaaattatttcattaatttaatatatatatatatatatatatatatatatatttaaaaaatattttttatttttttatttttaaatatttagattaaattttaaattaatatatattattaaaagtaatattataaagaataataattatttacaatattattaaaaaaatagtaaaaaatattcaACCGCCTAGACACTGCCTAAGCACCGCTTAGGCGACCGAGGCTAGGGGTGCAAATGAATCGAGCCGGCTTGAAAAATATTCGATttgtattcgaatttatcgaatttgagtcaaactcgaacatgttcaaactttttttcgagccgaactcgagcccaaattatattgttcgagacGCTCGCGAGCCTTAAtgtaagttaaatatatattaaataaatttcgAACCTATTTTCGAGCAATAATTCAAATAGTTCACGAACATGTTCAAATATTTTGAGCCGAACTCGAACTcgagccctaattcgaaccgaactcgaaccaaacattttgaatttttcgagcttcgaatcgagctcgaactcgaatatacctatttcgagtcGAATTCGAACCTTAAATTTTTCTgcatattcggctcgattcgattcgtttacacccctagcCGAGGCAGTAAGCGATCACTGAGTGCCCCTGCCACCGCCATTTATAACACTAAAAATAGCCATGATTATTTAAAGGTTAAGAAAACATGAGCGAAAGAAATGCAAGTACAAGCATGAATTCTACACTTAGCAAGTGTTACGACAAAAATCTGCTTCCTCCATATACGTTAATGACGTGGACAAACCTACATAGATTAACACTCATCTGAGGGTATTGATTGTGTCTAGCAAAGCCCGTCCGATGCTTAAGTGAGATTCTGATGGTGGAGTTTTTAAAGGAGAATGAATGAGGGAATTAAAGAGAATGAGAACTTACCATGGTTTTACCTCTTTATATTGTAGTCACGATGTAAGGGTGACTGTATTATGCAGTACGGGCGTCAATGTGGGTATGTGCATGAATGGTCTAGGCGTCGTACTCCATGATGCCTACTACTGATAGGAGGCCTACTCAATTATGGATCATCCTGATAGGTTATATTGGGTAGGGCATAGAGTCATACTTGACAGAACCGACCCTATGATGGATGTGGTTGACAATGAGACAAAAAAAGGCACAAAGCATTCAAGATTAGTACAGAGTTCGATAAAAATCCTAGGGGTAGCATTTGGTGCTGGAGTCTTTGAGCATTCTATAAACTGTAGGAGGTGCTTATAAGGTCGAGCACTCTAGAGGTCTGAGGTTGTGCGAAGCACACCGAGTACTCCAACTAAAGTGCTCGGGGCACCAAGCAACCTAGAAGTTGGAGGAGCGCTCAGGGCATCAAGAACTCTAGAAGCTTGAGGTGGTGTTCGGACGTTGAGTAGTGTATGGTGCTTTGACACCATGTGTCCCGAGTTTACTAGCAGAGAGCCTAT from Zingiber officinale cultivar Zhangliang chromosome 6B, Zo_v1.1, whole genome shotgun sequence carries:
- the LOC121990097 gene encoding 3-ketoacyl-CoA thiolase 1, peroxisomal-like, with amino-acid sequence MEKRILDFTASFPINRRPLVGFKKSGLPPTDSPTQTRQRPEIEIEKEKERLEMEKAIDRQMVLLRHLQPSPAVQPAILSTEVCAADANAATCQGSSSGDDVVIVAACRTPICKSRKGGFKDTYPDDLLAPVLKALLDKTQLHPNEVRDIVVGTVLAPGSQRAIECRMAAFYAGFPDTVPIRTVNRQCSSGLQAVADVAAYIKAGFYDIGIGAGLESMSTDPVKWDWPHNPKALMFAQARDCLLPMGITSENVAHQYGITREEQDQAAVESHRKAAAANAAGKFKEEIVPVVTKIVDPNSGESKKVIITTDDGIRPDTSMSVLTKLKPAFTKDGTTTAGNSSQISDGAGAVLLMRREIAMKKKLPIVGVFRSFVAVGVDPSVMGVGPAVAIPAAVEAAGLQLNDIDLFEINEAFASQYVYCCKKLGLDPEKVNVNGGAMALGHPLGATGARSVSTLLYEMKRRGSRFGVISMCIGSGMGAAAVFERGYD